TTAGTCCCAATGGTCTTCAAACAAACCCATTCTTTATTTCCTCACAGCAGATGCTTCTAAGAAAAACTACATGCCACAATTATTAACTAAACCAGAATAACCAATTATGTCATAATCTCACTATAATGTACCACTTTCTTGACAAGTTAGTATATCTGTAAAAGGATATCATAGAAACATGATTGCTTGTCAAGATGTGCCTAAAGAGACTGAGTTGCTCAATAATCAAGCAAGGTACTCTTACTAACCAAAACTGCAACCTTAGAGATTAGAATCCCAAAAATGAAATGCCAAAAACTTATTAAAGGATTTATTTTAACCAATTATTGCATCATAACCATCAGTTGGGAAGCTAATATCCGGTACAAACATGGAAATGCAATAAtttaacaacttttcttttctgcattaCTTGGGTGTCATATCATGAACATTACTGGTAACAACATCCCATTATTAGCATCATAGCATTTCAACAATTCTATCTTCAAGGAACACATTATTGGCAATGCAAAAGTTGCCCATCAGATTTTCGGAATGTTTAGTTTTATAAGTACAAGATTAGCTAGTTAATGATGGATCTAAttcaacaaataaacaaatccCAATGGATTCCATATTTGATCCTTTTTATATGTTCAGCAACATTGTGGGCAgggctgaaagcctgaaaccAATAAATCTACAAGTATGAAAAAGTGTACACTACACTGAACCTTGCATGACTGCATTACTGTAGCACAACTTTTCTACAACTAGTTCTAGTTTACTGCTGCTTTTGGTATCAGACTGAGAATATTGTAGTATGTTCCATCATGGGAGAAACTTTTATTCATTAGGCTAATATCATCCTGTCTGTATTTTGAAACATTCATCTAGCTTCAGGccataagaaataaaaaagccCTGTCTAGTTCTACTGTACTCATACTTTTActttaatttctctctcctttGATAGCCACCGGCTATCAAGGTTCCACTTACAAGAGAAAACTCAACACACTCAATTAAGGTTCTCCCTCCCAAAGCAAAAACAGATTCCCAAGTATGCCATAAAACCTCTAAACACCTGCCCACATTTATAAATGCAAGTTACAAGTCTTTGCAAGTGTAGCTGACCCGTAGACCTAACACATGACTTGGACCCAATGACTATCACCCTTATTCTTAATTGTCATACCAGTAAATGAAAGCTAATTGCTACTAGCACATAAACTTAAATATGTACCTTTTTGCTACAAAATGCAGAATAGTACCAATTTGAATTACATGCCGCCGATGAAGTGTACTACGAAGCATTCTCTCATCACCCTAACAAAAGGAACAACTATCTTTATTAAATTTAATGTATAAATATTCTGTCCTTGGAATattaaagacaaaattaaaccCAAAATAATCACTAAGCATACATTTTCTAGGTAACTGAATTCTTCACGGATGTCATCAAATGAAATGGTTGCAACTGAGATACCAAGCACGATAACACGAACAAAATCCAATCCTATTGTTGTCACCTTTCCTGCTGCAATATGAGATcacaaatcagagagagagagagagagagagagagagagagagagagagagagagataaactTATGTACATAACGAATGTACAGATCTCTAATATGGATGAACAAAAAGAACTCAAGGTCCTATGGATTTAGTAGTtaggaaaatataaaagtaCTATATCTGCATCTTCTGGTAAAAATGGACAGGCATGACTACAAATGTAGATCAACCAGAGCCGTTGTTGAATTTCATGAGAAATAAGGACGCAATACCAATACAAGGAACATACGAAAATTAAAGTGTGCTGGTCAAGTAGCAATAGAACATAGCGTGTAAAGCTCTAAGATACCTATCTTCCATTACAATCATGACCATCAACCTAAACCATAAATTCAGAGACACTGTTTGAAAAGCAGTGAACACATCACATGCATTGCCAGATCTgcttttgttgattttctttttgttgaatgaAACAGTTACCAAGAATATCCTAAATATGCAGGATACAGAAAAACTGAACATGGAGAAGAAACCCGGTGAGCAGCTTTACAGAGAACTGACACATGACAAATTCTAAAAATATAGATAATGCTGGGGTAAAGATGTCAATGGACTATCTGTCAAACTGCCATTCCGCCAGCTGATTTTTTCTCTATATTCAATAAGCACCGTCagtctttcaagtttcaagatAAACAGCCACATCCAAATAGGTTTTCTTATAATAATTGGAAGCGAGAACCAAAAGCCAAAACAGGATCACATAAGTAAATTCTTCATAAAATGGTAAACTACTTCTGCAACCATTTGCAAGACGGATCCCACGAAGGTATGCATCCCTTCTTAAAGAACCTATGGTCCCAAGATTAAACAAATACTTTAGTCACGCAAAGTGAAACCTTCATTTTCAAAGAAACTAAATCATGTAGCAATTCTGCATAGTACAAAATCGCAAGACCAACAATTTAACTACTACCTCATCAACAGGTACCACCATCAGATCGCCATCCAGCCTAGCATGTTCAATGGTAATTGTACCATTGGTAAATGATTGTACAGAATATCAGCTGCCTATGCCCATAGAAGCCACGGCGCTTCAACTAAAAGGTTATACCACACACATAACGGTGTggtaataaaattcaaaaatcaaaaagttCAAGCATTGATTGTCTTAATTTAAATTAGGTCACTGATCTCTTGCTCCATAGTATCTAAAGAGCAAAATAACTCATCATTAAGCTTCATTGGAACGTATTCGAAATTTTCCCGGCGGGCATCGTAAGAAAATATGATTCATAAACACACTATTGCTCACTGGGTTAAACCCGACCTCATCAATGAGTTGCACGTGATAGCTTACCTAGAAGCATCCCAGGTTTTGGAGAAAAAAGTAGTAGCTTAGTTCTCAATCGAACACCAAAATAAGGTGTCAATGAGCTCATCAATCTTGCTGTCTTATTTTGGATCTTCGTGTCATAGTGCGCGAGTACCACTCCATCAAACCGATCATCGTATCTGAAACAGACCCCAAATGAATGAGCTCAAACAAACAACTTCACATATGAAATTGCAGGCTTGGATCCATAATGAGATAGTCAACAAAAGCATGCCACTTCAGGAAAACGGGTCACAAAAGAAGGATTAACCGGGACACGGAACATTCAGCATTGTCAAAGACATGCATTTGATGATGAAAGCAACAAGCTATGGagcgagagatagagagattaCTTTAAGATCAGGGAGCTTAGTTGCTGACGGACTGCTTGCATGATGTTTTTGGATGCGGAAGGATGCAAATAAACACATAGATTCGCCTCCGCAACCCTGAAAGCCTTCATCGAGACCGCTTCAAATTCCCAAAGAAGCTCCCTCTTTGCCTCTCCCTGCCCCGAATCGCGGAAGTCAAAACCCTATGTTATCAAAAGTCAGAACCCTAAGACTGCACGTCTTTCAAGTGAACACACTGCTGCTGTAGGATGAGACTGCCAAACGGCAGCGGCAAAGCCTGAAGACTACCGTTTCGAACTGCAGCTTCTCTGAGAGAGAACTACTTCGAGAGAAGACTGGTCAGAAGGGGCAGGGAACGCCCTCCTACGAAAAGTCGGCGGGTTTTTGTGAGGGTTTTTCTCCGCGCCGCTTCGAAATTTTTGGCGCCTGCTCTCGGCGGAACAGAGaggaggcggcggcggcgcGTTTCCTTTGCTTCCTCTATCGCTCTTCGCTCCTCCCTTAAAGCTTCAACTTGCTAAATATCGGAAGCTCCTTTATAAATATCGTCGtatccctttcttttttaaaggggaaaaaaagtgCTTCTTTCAATATAAGTAGGAGTGATTAGGAAGCTGATTCTTGTAACATGCTCATTATTTCAAGTAAGTGTATACACTATACAAGTGTTGCGTTGGATTTATTTCATATAAATGAACACTCTATAATAGGAATATAACCACTCACCATTTTTCATTAATTAACCAGTCATAActactttttatattttttagtttcctATGTAAAATAACTGTGATGTATGTTAGCAAAACATTACAAATTCatacaaaaaggaaattgaGTGTATGgctaaaattttataagaattTAGTAATCAACTGCTagaaatttatattaaaatgttttatttatttatttgtgctTTAGACATATTCAATTAGTTAGGTGCTGCTTAATCAAAGTAATGTCGTGAGTTAGTTTAGAACTAAACTGTACAAACCTTGTCTATAGACTTCTACATTTGGATATGAAAGTGCATCACAGTCATATACAACAAGATTGGCAAGAGAAATTACCCTGCAGTTTAGATCCAACATTTATCACCAACTGGAATTAATGGGACTCATATTGAGTTATCGATTATATCTCAACAAATTATGCTCATATATAAAGAACCAATAATCGTTGCATCTGTAAATGTTTGGATTCTCGAGTCGGCCTCTCTACTCTTAACATTGCCTTTACATCAACAAAATTATAGGAGAAATCTTTACTACAGTCAAACTTAGGAAGTGGGAGAGGGAGTGTCTTCCTCTTCCCCGGTATATCCACTCTGGAGAGAGGTTTTCCCTCGCCTTCTCCACCAGAGAGagccagagagggagagaatggCCACCCTGCTACAACATACGGTTTCTATCCCGCGACCACACCATCCAAGAGGCCCACCACCTTCCTCTTCCACTTCTTCGTCCTCTTTCTCCTTGTTATCCACCCCTTTACGGCACGACGCCGCTGGTATCAGGCGGGCACGCTCTTACGCAACGCTGGGCCCAGCAGCTATCGTGTGCATGGCGAAGCCCAGGAGGGTGAAGATGGTGGCCAAGCAGATCCAGCGTGAGCTTTCTCAGATGCTCCTTACTGATAAAGTTCTCCAGTACGCCGTCCTCCCCGAATCCGCTCTCGGCGCCGACCGTTATCTCTCGTCTCTCACCACCATCAGCGATGTCGAGGTTTCCGGCGACCTTCAGGTAGCGCCGCAAACCACTCTCTCCATCCTCCCCTCTTCTTCCCCAGTAAAACCCCCTTTGCCAATCATgctttcaaatcaaatttcgGCCGGCAGGTCGTGAAGGTGTACGTTTCGGTTTTCGGC
This window of the Nymphaea colorata isolate Beijing-Zhang1983 chromosome 2, ASM883128v2, whole genome shotgun sequence genome carries:
- the LOC116246981 gene encoding uncharacterized protein LOC116246981, with protein sequence MKAFRVAEANLCVYLHPSASKNIMQAVRQQLSSLILKYDDRFDGVVLAHYDTKIQNKTARLMSSLTPYFGVRLRTKLLLFSPKPGMLLAGKVTTIGLDFVRVIVLGISVATISFDDIREEFSYLENGDERMLRSTLHRRHVIQIGTILHFVAKSVEETTGDIMGSLMPHDTGSVQWLYSHKARKRDKLSSKLESQEQDLQMKNSTTPRKTHKSKRRRMHEDLRP